The nucleotide window CTCGGCTCAGCCGACCGTGGGCTTCTCCTCCGCCTTCGCGGAGAGGACGCCCCAGACGAAGCCGCCGGCGGCCTGGACGACGGCCAGGGCGATCGCGGCCGGAAGGGGCAGCGCGAAGTAGCCGAGCGCCGCGCCCGCGGCCACGCCCGCGATCACGCCCCAGAGGAAGACCCCGATGGTCGTCTCGCCGCCGCGGCGCAGGATCTTCTCGTAGACGTAGACGGCGGCGAGGCCCATCGCCACGCCGAGCGAGGGGGCCGCGACGAAAGCCCCGAGCACGGCCGTCAGGAGCCCCGAGTGGAGTCCCGTGAAGAGCCCCGCCGCGGCGAAGCCGAGACCGGCGAGCACGCCGCGCACCAGCGGCGCGCGCAGAGCCAGAGTGCTCTTCATGCGGTCGCTGACGGGGTCGATGGAGGGGTCGAGCGGGAGCACGGCCTGGGAGGCGTCCCGCAGCGAGGGGACGCTCGAGCGGACGGCGGCGCCCGGGACGATGGTGAGGTCGATGTGGTCCGCGCGCCGGGAGTCGAGCGCCTTCTGCATCTCGCCTAAGCGCTCGATGCGCTGGGTCGTGTTGGGGTGGGTGACGAAGAGGTCGAAGAAGAAGTCGTCGGCCTTGCCCACCGCCAGCTTCGCCATCGCGTCGAGCTCCGGCAGCTGCCCCGCCGCCGCGAGCTGCTCGAAGGGGTTCACCGTGAGCATGTGCGCGAGCGCGGCGATGAGCGGCACGCGGGCCTTCTCGATCGTTACGCCCGGCTTCGGCCGCCAGCTGGTGAGCAGCCCCAGGCCCAGCGCGAGCGAGGCCGGGTCGCTGGAGAGCAGCGCTCCGTCCTCGTCAGCCCCCCCCTCGCGGGTGCGCGAGGAGGCCATCTGCACGAGCGACGCCGCGATGGGCGCCCAGAGGGCGATGAAGACCTTGAGGAGGCCCAGCGCCGCGCCGAAAGCCGGCGCGACGAAGGTGCGCTGGACCGGTTTGCCGCTCAGCCGGTCGTAGAAGCGCTGCAGGGCGGCCTTGGCGTGGCCGACCGCCCAGAGGATCTTATAGGAAGAGAAGGCGATGGCCGAGCTCATGCCCCCGGCGACGGCTCCGAGGATCATGTCGCGGTTCATCACGTGGCTGAACTCATGGCCGAGCACGCCGCGCAGGGCGCGGTAGCCGAGCGCCTTGAGGGCCTCCGCATCCGCCGCGCGCAGGGCCGCCGAGAGCTCCTCCTGCCCGGCGTTCCCGGGGATGCCGGCGAGGGAGCCGCGGATGGCCGTGCGGAAGACGGCGAAGGACTTGCTCGAAGGGTCGGTCATCTTCACGAGGCGCAGCAGGCCCTCGCGCAGGCCTTCGGGCTCGAGCAGCATCTCCTTGATCTCGACGGTGACGCCCACGAGCGCCTTGTTCGGGCTGATGCCGGTGGCGAAGGCGTTGGGCACGCCCATCTTCACGTTGATGATCTCCGGCATCGGGATGGGGGCCTTCCCCTTCTTCGCGAGCTCCTTGTTGATGATCTCGCGGAGTTCCTTCATCATAGCGAAGACCTCGGGGTCCTTCGCCTCGTCGGTCGGCTCGGTCTGCATCGTCTTCTTGATGAGGTCCTTGCTGAACCAGAGCTGCAGGCCCATGAGCACGGACACGAAGGCGATGTTGCCGAGCAGGGTGCCCACGCCGAAGACCGTGAAGCTCATGACGGCGCCCATGGCGACGAGCGAGCCGAGCGAGAGCCCGGTCTTCAGCCAGTAGTGGAAGCGCGGCCAGGCGGTCGGCTTCGGATACGCGACGGACTCGGGCTCGACCTGCGCGGGGGCGGTCGAAGGCGCGGGCGCGGCCGCCGGCAGGAGCCTCGTCATGAGGCGTTCGCTCCAGATCTGGGCCCGCTCGGGCAGGAAGGCGAGCACGAGGAAGGTGATCGGCGCGGCGAAACCCGTATAGACCGCCCAGGCGGCGAGCGCGCCGTAGAGATAGTCGAAGCCCTTCCCCTTGCCGAGGAACATCCAGGCGAAGAAGGCCCCGTTGACCATGATGGGGCTGTAGCCGGTCAGCAGCGCGAAGACGACGCCGGTCAGCACCCAGGTATAGGACGGGAAGCGCAGCGGCTGCAGCGAGCCCGGGACGCCGAAGGGGCGTCCGGTCTCGGCGGAGCGGATGAGGAAGCCGAGGAAGAAGGCCACGGTCGTCATCGCGGGCAGCGCGACGAGGCTCGCGACGGCGCTCAAGGTCAGCGGCAGCGCGCCGGCGGTGCCGAGGAAAGCGGCCGGGAGGGTGAGGGTGAACCAGGTGACGATCTTGCCGAGCCAGCCCTCGCCCTTGCCCTTGGCCGCGGCCGAGAGGCCGACGGCCGAGGCCGCGGCGACGAGCGGCGTGGCCGCGAGGAAATGAGCGACGGCCGCGCCGCCCAGGAAGGCGGGCAGGGCGACGGCGGCGGCGCCGAGGTACGCGCCGAGGAGGAGGTCGAGCGTGAGCTTGACCCCGCCCAGGCGCGGGGAATCGCGCAGCGAAAGGCGGTAGCGGGCGTAGAGCGCGGCCGGCACAAGGACGACGCCGGAGCTCAGCGTCCAGAGCGCGGCGACGGGCACGAAGCCGAAGAGCGCGGGCAGGAAGGTCGCGGCCGCCAGCTGGAGGCCGTAGACCGCCGCGCCGGCGAGGGTGATGCGGGCGACGGAGAGGAGAGTGTCCGCGACGCGGCCGCGGCGGGCCGGCTCGGGCGCCTGGGCGGGGACCGGGACGACGGACTTCGCGTCCGGGATCTCGCGGACGGAAGCGGGCGCCGCCTCGTGCAGAGCGATGCTCATCCGCTCGACGCCCTCATGACTGGAGAAGTCGTAGACCACCGGCATCCCGCCGGCCCGATAGACGGTCTTCTGGCGTTCGAGGTCCCGGGGATGGCCCATGCGGACGAGGACGTGCGTCTCCCGCATGTAGGACATCTTCTGAGTCGGATCCCCCGGCTCGATGCTGTAGCTCAGGAAGCCGTCGGCGGAACGCAGGGCGGCGAGGTCCGCCTCCACCTTCGCCTGAAGGGACGAGGCCTCCGGCGCCTGAGGACCCTCGGTGAGGTCGACCGCTTCGACCGAGCGGCGGCCGAGGAGGAGGTCCATCATGCGCGCGCCGGCGCTCTTCGCGGAGGCGGCGGGCATGGCCTCGATCTCCCGGACCGGCAGCGCGACCGCGCGCGGCTCGGCGAGGAGGGTCTTGAGGTCCGCGGCGCGCTGCTCCGAGCCGGCGGCCGGGACGCTCTGCGCGGCGGCGGGGACGGCCTTCGAACGGGAGAACACGGACGTCTGGAGAGCTTGCGCCGAGGCCGCGGGGACGGCGGCCTGGACGGCGGCGGCCTGCGTCTTGACGACGACGCCGGCCGGCGCGAGGCTCGGAAGAAGGCCGTTCTGCAGACTCAGCGGAGAGGAAGCGGCGCGGCCTGTGCCCGGGAGAGCGATGAGGTTCGTGCCGACGGCGGCGCCGGCGCCGAACGCCGAGTTCGCGGTCGGGACGGCGTGGGTGACGACGGCCTGGGCGAAGAGCCGGTAGCTCTCGAGGCCGGGGGCGAGCGCCACAAGGGCGAGCGCGAGCGTCGTCGCGGTGATTTTCTTCAGGAGCCGGGGATCCATCGTCATGTCGTCCTCCGTCGTGCTATAGGAGGATTATACGCGCGGTCCGGAGGGGACCGTGCCAGGCCAAGGGCCCATGCGCCGTGTGGTGTTCGCTCCCCCGGCGTCTGGGCCCTGTGACCCGGCTTATTTCCGCGCGGGTTCCGAGGTCGTGGGCACGTCGTTGAGGAGGGGCCTTTGCGTCGATTCGCGGCGGGTCGGAGTCTCGAGGTCGGGGTGGAGCTCGACCTCGCGCTCATACGGCGCGATGGTCGCGGTCGCGGAGCCCGGCAGCTCCGCGACGTGGAGGGCGTGCGGGAGGACCGCCGCCAGCACCATGAGCCAGAGGCGGGAACCGAGCGCGCGCGGGAGCGCTCCGGTCTTCGGCGCCGACGGCGGGCGGAGGATCCCGGAGAGGAACCCCGCCGTCGCGTCCGGTCCGACGGAAGGGAGCAGATGGACACCGCCGACGCGGGGGTCCGCGCTCTTCCCGACGGCGAGCGTCGTAGCCCCCGGATGGGCGTTGGCCATCGCGGCGTCCTGCCCGTGCAGGGCGAAATCGTCGCCGAAGATGAGGATGTCCCGGTCCGCGACCATGACGCGCTCCTCGCGCAGCGCGCCCAGGAGCCCGCGCAGACCGTCCGCCTTGGTCGCGCGCACGACCCGGACCTCGGCGGGGAGAGAGAGATCCTCGGGGTAGCGCAGAAGGACGCGGTTCTCGTCGGAGAACCCGGCCGCGCGGAAGGCCTTGTCGAAGCGGGTGTAGAGCTCGAGCATGCGTCCGTCGTCGCGCCAGTCCTGCGGCGCGAAGGAGAGCTCCTTCGCCGTCGTCTCCAGCAGCTCCACGACGCGCACGGCCTCCGCGTCGGTCGCCGCCGGCACGGCGAAGAAAGGGGACGACGGGGGCTCCCCGTCCTTCCCGTAGCGGTAGACCTCGGCGCCGCCGTCGGTGGCCAGGAGGAAGCCCTCGCGCAGGTCCGCCGGCAGCCGGTCCATGACGAGCTTCTGCATGCCCCAGAACCCGCCGGTCAGCGGCCGGTTCGTCGAGAAGGCCGTCCGGATGCCCGCGGCCTTCAGGCGGCGGAGGAGCTCGATGCGCTCGGCGCTGACGGGAGTGCCGACGCCGGAGACGTCCATGAAGGTCCGGTCGTAGTCGAGGACGACGAGGCGCGGCGGATGCGCGCGGAAGCGCTCGAGCAGCGCCTGCTCGCCCTGCGCGGGGAGACGAGGCGCGGAAACGGCCAGACCGAGCGCCGCGAGCAGCGCGGCCGCCGTGCGCCGGATGCGGTAGGAGAGCGGCAGCCGCGGCGCGCGGACGGCCGGCCCGGCGGGCAGGAGCTCCTCGAGGAACTCCGCCGTCGAGTCGGGCCCGACCACGGGCGAGAGGTAGACGTTGTCGAGGCGCGGGTCGGCGTCCTTGCCCACGGCGTAGACCACGGCGCCCGGCAGCGCGCGCGCCATCGCGGCGTCGTAGCCGGGCTTCGTGAAGTCGTCGCCGAAGATGACGACGTCGGCCGGGGCCGGCGCCGAGCCCTCCGCCTCGAGGGTCTTGAGTATCCCCGCGATCGCGCGGGCCTTCGTGGCCTTGGCGATCCGTATGTAGGGCTCCAGGGACTCCTTCGGCGGCTCTTTGTAGGTGACGTTGAACTCGAGGCCGAACTTCCCCGCGAAGCGCTTCTCGAAGGCGGCGGCGAGCTTCCTCGCCGCGGGTCGGTCGTTCTTCAGGACGAAGGTGAACTCGTGGTCCTTGCCGTCCTCCCGCCAGTCGGCGGAAGCGAATCCCGTCTCCGACGCGGCGGAGTTCATCAGGGAGAGGATGAGTCCCTTCTCCTCGAGGGTCATGGGGGTCTCGGAGAAAGCCGGGGCCGTCGGCTTCTCGCCGTCGGGGCCGTACTGGTAGACCTCGGCGCCGCCGCCCACCGAGAGGATGAAGCCTTCGCGCAGGGACGCGTCCATGCGGTCCATCAGCATGTTCTCCATCCCGTGCGGCCCCCCGTTGAGGGGGCGGTTGGTGGCGAAGATCGGCCGGATGCCGGCGTCCTTCAGGGCCTGGAGCAGGGCGAGGCGCTCGGGCGTCACGACGAGCCCCTTCCCCGACGAGTTGTCCATGAAGGTGTCGTCGTAGTCCATGATGACCGCCCTCGGAGGACGGGCCTGGAAGCGCGCGATGAGCGCCTCCCGGTCGGCGGCGGACAGGCGCGGGGCGGAACCCGCGACGCCGAGGACCGCGAGCAGCGCCGCGGCGCGCTTGCGCGCGAGATAGGCGCGTGAGAGCTCGAGCCCGGCGGGACGCCGCGCGAGCCAGTAGACGGCCGCGGCCGCGGCGAGGACGAGCGCCGCCGGCACGGTCCAGGCCGCGGGCAGCAGCGCCGCGAGGATCGGGGCGCCGGCCAGCAGCCAGCCGCTGAGCTTCGTCTCGACGGGAGCGGCCCGCCGGGCGACGAAGGACCCGTCGAAGAAGTCCACCTCGGCCTGGTCCCCCTCGGAGAGCTTCCCTTCGAGCTCGGCGTCGGCGAGGGCGTCGTAGACCTGCCGCTCGACCATCTGCTTGATGGGGCGCGCGCCGTAGGCGAGGTTCTCCGCGCTGCCCGCCGTCGCGAGCAGATGCTCCCGCGCGGCCGGGGTCAGCGCGGCGCTCATGCGTTTGGGCGCCAGGATGGTCTTATTGAGGACCGCGAGGCGGATGTCCAGGATCTTCTCGAGGGCCTTGCGCTCGAGCGTCTTGAAGACGAGCACGTGGTCCTTGCCGATGCGGTTGAAGAACTCGGGCGCCACGAGGTCCTTGAAGGCGTCGACGTAGGTCTCCCGCTGGACGGCGTCGGCCTCCGTCTTCTCGCCCCGGCCGTCGCCGAAGCCGATGGGGTGCTTGCTCTGCGCGAGGCTGCCGCCGGCGTTGGAGGTCATGATGATCACGGTGTTCGTGAAGTCCACCGTGCGCCCGTGGCCGTCGGTCATGCGCCCGTCGTCGAAGACCTGCAGGAACATCTTGAGCACGTCGGGGTGCGCCTTCTCGATCTCATCGAGGAGGATGACGCGGTAGGGGTTGCGGCGCACCGGCTCGGTGAGCTGGCCGCCCTCCTCGTAGCCGACGTAGCCGGGCGGAGCGCTCACGAGGCGGCTGGCGTTGTGCTTCTCCATGTACTCCGACATGTCGAAGCGCAGGAGCGCGGCCTCGCTCTGGAAGAGGAAGCGGGCGAGCGCCTTGGCGAGCTCGGTCTTGCCGACGCCGGTGGGGCCGAGGAAGGTGAAGACGCCGATGGGCTGGTTGGGGTCGCGATAGCCCATGCGCGCGCGGCGGACGGCCCGCACGACGGTGTCGACGGCCTCGTCCTGCCCGATGACGGCGGCCTTGATCTCGACCGGCATGCGCTGGAGCAGGGCCTTGTCGTCCTCGGAGAGGCTCTGGACCGGGATGCCGGTGCGCAGGAATACCTCGAAGGCGACGTCCTCGGGCTTCACCTCGGTGCGCTGCGTCTTCCCCGCCTTCGCGGCCTCTTCGGCCTGGAGCTGGACCTCGCTGGCGGCGTCGTCGAGCAGGTCGAGGGCGGAGTCGGGCAGGGCGCGCTCCTTCTGGTAGCGGGCGGCGAGCTTCACGACCGCCTTCACGGTCTCGGCCGGGATGCTCACGCCGTGCTTCTTCTCATAGCGCGCCTTCACGCCCTCGAGGATGGCCACGGCCTCCTCGGGGGTCGGCGCATCGAGGCGGACCTCCTGGAAGCGGCGCGCGAGCGCCGGGTCCTTCTCGAGGCGGGTGTACTCCTTGAGCGTGGTCGCGCCGATGACGGAGATGTCGCCGACGAGCGCCTCCTTCATGAGCCCGGCGGCGTCGGTGCCGCTCTTGTCGGAGTCGCCCATGCCGAGGATCTGGTGGATCTCGTCGATGAAGAGGAGTACCCGGCCGTTCGACTTCTTGACCTCGGCGAGCACGCCCTTGATGCGCTCCTCGAAGTCGCCGCGGTACTTGGTCCCGGCGAGCATCGCGCCCATGTCGAGCTTGACGATGATCTTCCCCTGGAGCGAGGGGAGCGAGCCGTCGACGATGCGCTGGGCGAGGCCCTCGACGACCTTCGTCTTGCCCACGCCCTTCTCGCCGGTGACGACGGGGTTGTTCTTCTCGACGCGCTGGAGGACCTTCACGAGCTGGCGGATCTCCTTGTCGCGCCCGATGAGGGGGTGGAGCTTGCCCTCCGCGGCGGCGGCCGTGAGGTCGGAGCCGTACTTCGCGAGGTTCGGGAACTCGGAGGCGCTCAGCTTGACATACGGCTTGGGTGCGGGCGCTTTCGGCTCGTCGGGAGCGGCGGGCGCGGGAAGCGCGGCCGGTGCCGGCTGCTTCGCGAGCTCGCCCATGAAGGCGGCGGCGGCGCCGAGGGCGACGCCCGTCGCGGGGTTCACCGGCCCCTGGGCGCCGAATTTCAGGACGAGGTTGGCGAGCACGCCCAAGCCGGCGCTCTCGGCGGGCGTCGGCCCCGCCGGAGCGCGGCCGGCGGCGAAGGAGCTGCGCCGCAGGTAGGTCTTCGCGGCCTCGAGGGCGGGGTTCCCCTCTCCCCCGGTCTTCTCGGCGACCAGGAGCGCGAGGGCCATGGCCGCGTCGTTGCGCAGGGCCAGGGCCATCTTCGCGTTGGGATGGTCGTCTCCCGTCTCCTCGCGGTAGCGCGCGAACTCGTCGACGACCGAGCTCAGGCCGACGAGGACGCCGGCGCGGTCCTCGAGGCTCTTATGCGGGAACTCGTGGAGGGCGATGCGCAGGCGCTGCTGAGCGTCGCCGTCGTCGAAGTTCCGCCCGCCCGGGGCCAGGTGAAGGACCGTCACCATCCACTCGCCGGTGTGCAGGCGCACGAGGTCCCCGTCGGCCTGCAGACGGGCGAGGACCTGTTCGAGGATCTCGCCGGTCATCTTGAGCTTGTAGGCGCTGGCGCGGACGGCCGTCTCCGAGAGGACGTCGCCGCCGTCGGCGGAGGCGATCAGCTCCCCGCGGAGCTCGCGCACGTCCTCGGCGTCGGCGGTGCGCGGCGCTTCCGGCGCGGCGTCGGGGCCGGGCCGGCCCAGGTGGTCGCGCAGGTAGCCCGCGACCGTCCGGTAGGCGGAGAGGTACTCGTCGCCGACGCCGGGCCGCTCCTCGGCGCTGCCGAGCAGCCGGAGAGCGGCCTTCAGCGCCTTCGCGGGCATCGGCGTGGGCTGGTAGCGGCCCGCCGCATACTGCCCGTTGACCCAGTTCCCGAGCTCGTCGAAAGGATCGTGCCGGCTGTCGGTGTCGGGCAGGCCGCGCAGACCGCTCGCCGCCTCGCCCAGCAGGGCTTTCACGGTGTTGAGCGCGGCGTTCGTGAACATCTGGTTGGCGAGGGCTTCGTTGGGATGGGCCTGCGCGAAGTCCTTCTTGTAGGTCGCGTACTGCTGAAGAGCGAGCAGGATGCGGTAGGCGGCGGCGGCATGACTTTCGCTCTTCGCCGAGAGGCTGTCGGCGAGCGCCTGGCGCAGCAGCTCGTTGGCGCTGGAGTCGTCGAAGGTCTCGGAGCGGCCGGGGATGGCTTTGCGGCCCAGGGACTCGATGCCGAGGCGCAGATAGTCCTTGTTGGCCATGGGCATGAGGAGGCCGCGCTCGACGGCGGCGTCGACGAGGAGGCTCTTGCTGGCGATCCCCGCCGCGACGACGATGCCCTTG belongs to Elusimicrobiota bacterium and includes:
- a CDS encoding AAA family ATPase, coding for MPFSRLIAAILSASILLTCPGPGVGAALAQTVSGSASGTSAAGNTGVAGVQTGAAPLQPGVSGTPALKLSPVVDLSLSNAPTLKTPAAQASALPVAVSAGRALVPAAQLPAAVRLPAVKKAVVVPAVKAAAGEPVKESPREKLLSVAGELPAMLQGGENSAKVEAARPFDANGFTRRAAESVPVVRAQTETRRPGLGRSASSDAVETVVPAPSDFPVSPRSGLQWQRALPAVVVGAAIGLLALEEAFSGPLALGLIAIAVYGALFTGGDRGYRTNPPPSGKRPAPPPAPPAPARSTLKNVLPGVLVGTAALGLLAAFGLVTPYAAALPMFLLAGTLSGDSEAPPVEKALAELQRRWGKGERVSEKDLKGIVVAAGIASKSLLVDAAVERGLLMPMANKDYLRLGIESLGRKAIPGRSETFDDSSANELLRQALADSLSAKSESHAAAAYRILLALQQYATYKKDFAQAHPNEALANQMFTNAALNTVKALLGEAASGLRGLPDTDSRHDPFDELGNWVNGQYAAGRYQPTPMPAKALKAALRLLGSAEERPGVGDEYLSAYRTVAGYLRDHLGRPGPDAAPEAPRTADAEDVRELRGELIASADGGDVLSETAVRASAYKLKMTGEILEQVLARLQADGDLVRLHTGEWMVTVLHLAPGGRNFDDGDAQQRLRIALHEFPHKSLEDRAGVLVGLSSVVDEFARYREETGDDHPNAKMALALRNDAAMALALLVAEKTGGEGNPALEAAKTYLRRSSFAAGRAPAGPTPAESAGLGVLANLVLKFGAQGPVNPATGVALGAAAAFMGELAKQPAPAALPAPAAPDEPKAPAPKPYVKLSASEFPNLAKYGSDLTAAAAEGKLHPLIGRDKEIRQLVKVLQRVEKNNPVVTGEKGVGKTKVVEGLAQRIVDGSLPSLQGKIIVKLDMGAMLAGTKYRGDFEERIKGVLAEVKKSNGRVLLFIDEIHQILGMGDSDKSGTDAAGLMKEALVGDISVIGATTLKEYTRLEKDPALARRFQEVRLDAPTPEEAVAILEGVKARYEKKHGVSIPAETVKAVVKLAARYQKERALPDSALDLLDDAASEVQLQAEEAAKAGKTQRTEVKPEDVAFEVFLRTGIPVQSLSEDDKALLQRMPVEIKAAVIGQDEAVDTVVRAVRRARMGYRDPNQPIGVFTFLGPTGVGKTELAKALARFLFQSEAALLRFDMSEYMEKHNASRLVSAPPGYVGYEEGGQLTEPVRRNPYRVILLDEIEKAHPDVLKMFLQVFDDGRMTDGHGRTVDFTNTVIIMTSNAGGSLAQSKHPIGFGDGRGEKTEADAVQRETYVDAFKDLVAPEFFNRIGKDHVLVFKTLERKALEKILDIRLAVLNKTILAPKRMSAALTPAAREHLLATAGSAENLAYGARPIKQMVERQVYDALADAELEGKLSEGDQAEVDFFDGSFVARRAAPVETKLSGWLLAGAPILAALLPAAWTVPAALVLAAAAAVYWLARRPAGLELSRAYLARKRAAALLAVLGVAGSAPRLSAADREALIARFQARPPRAVIMDYDDTFMDNSSGKGLVVTPERLALLQALKDAGIRPIFATNRPLNGGPHGMENMLMDRMDASLREGFILSVGGGAEVYQYGPDGEKPTAPAFSETPMTLEEKGLILSLMNSAASETGFASADWREDGKDHEFTFVLKNDRPAARKLAAAFEKRFAGKFGLEFNVTYKEPPKESLEPYIRIAKATKARAIAGILKTLEAEGSAPAPADVVIFGDDFTKPGYDAAMARALPGAVVYAVGKDADPRLDNVYLSPVVGPDSTAEFLEELLPAGPAVRAPRLPLSYRIRRTAAALLAALGLAVSAPRLPAQGEQALLERFRAHPPRLVVLDYDRTFMDVSGVGTPVSAERIELLRRLKAAGIRTAFSTNRPLTGGFWGMQKLVMDRLPADLREGFLLATDGGAEVYRYGKDGEPPSSPFFAVPAATDAEAVRVVELLETTAKELSFAPQDWRDDGRMLELYTRFDKAFRAAGFSDENRVLLRYPEDLSLPAEVRVVRATKADGLRGLLGALREERVMVADRDILIFGDDFALHGQDAAMANAHPGATTLAVGKSADPRVGGVHLLPSVGPDATAGFLSGILRPPSAPKTGALPRALGSRLWLMVLAAVLPHALHVAELPGSATATIAPYEREVELHPDLETPTRRESTQRPLLNDVPTTSEPARK
- a CDS encoding M48 family metalloprotease produces the protein MTMDPRLLKKITATTLALALVALAPGLESYRLFAQAVVTHAVPTANSAFGAGAAVGTNLIALPGTGRAASSPLSLQNGLLPSLAPAGVVVKTQAAAVQAAVPAASAQALQTSVFSRSKAVPAAAQSVPAAGSEQRAADLKTLLAEPRAVALPVREIEAMPAASAKSAGARMMDLLLGRRSVEAVDLTEGPQAPEASSLQAKVEADLAALRSADGFLSYSIEPGDPTQKMSYMRETHVLVRMGHPRDLERQKTVYRAGGMPVVYDFSSHEGVERMSIALHEAAPASVREIPDAKSVVPVPAQAPEPARRGRVADTLLSVARITLAGAAVYGLQLAAATFLPALFGFVPVAALWTLSSGVVLVPAALYARYRLSLRDSPRLGGVKLTLDLLLGAYLGAAAVALPAFLGGAAVAHFLAATPLVAAASAVGLSAAAKGKGEGWLGKIVTWFTLTLPAAFLGTAGALPLTLSAVASLVALPAMTTVAFFLGFLIRSAETGRPFGVPGSLQPLRFPSYTWVLTGVVFALLTGYSPIMVNGAFFAWMFLGKGKGFDYLYGALAAWAVYTGFAAPITFLVLAFLPERAQIWSERLMTRLLPAAAPAPSTAPAQVEPESVAYPKPTAWPRFHYWLKTGLSLGSLVAMGAVMSFTVFGVGTLLGNIAFVSVLMGLQLWFSKDLIKKTMQTEPTDEAKDPEVFAMMKELREIINKELAKKGKAPIPMPEIINVKMGVPNAFATGISPNKALVGVTVEIKEMLLEPEGLREGLLRLVKMTDPSSKSFAVFRTAIRGSLAGIPGNAGQEELSAALRAADAEALKALGYRALRGVLGHEFSHVMNRDMILGAVAGGMSSAIAFSSYKILWAVGHAKAALQRFYDRLSGKPVQRTFVAPAFGAALGLLKVFIALWAPIAASLVQMASSRTREGGADEDGALLSSDPASLALGLGLLTSWRPKPGVTIEKARVPLIAALAHMLTVNPFEQLAAAGQLPELDAMAKLAVGKADDFFFDLFVTHPNTTQRIERLGEMQKALDSRRADHIDLTIVPGAAVRSSVPSLRDASQAVLPLDPSIDPVSDRMKSTLALRAPLVRGVLAGLGFAAAGLFTGLHSGLLTAVLGAFVAAPSLGVAMGLAAVYVYEKILRRGGETTIGVFLWGVIAGVAAGAALGYFALPLPAAIALAVVQAAGGFVWGVLSAKAEEKPTVG